One segment of Salvia splendens isolate huo1 chromosome 20, SspV2, whole genome shotgun sequence DNA contains the following:
- the LOC121780554 gene encoding serine/arginine-rich splicing factor RS40-like isoform X2, with amino-acid sequence MRPIFCGNFEYDARQSDLERLFRRYGKVDRVDMKSGFAFVYMEDERDAEDAIRALDRIEFGKKGRRLRVEWTKQERSSRRPESSKKTSSNTRPSKTLFVINFDPYHTRTRDLERHFDPYGKILNIRVRRNFAFIQFESLEDASKALDATNMSKLLDRVITVEFAIKDDDDRRNGNSPDRVRDRSPRRGYDRARSQSPYRRERGSPDYGHSRGRSPSPYRRERASPDYTRGSSQSPNRKERGSPNRKVRRSPIRRERASPDYTRGSSQSPNRKERGSPNRKVRRSPIRKERDSSDRKERESPDRKVRGSPDRKERGSPNRKEREHRRDHERSPSPEKEEGETTDHNNEQSLSPQTKNSNGDISNGLNPGKSGSPGYDCVPGASPQREKTEKASNPDEFARERSPAYSDGESPPPDRFGSQSPGAREKY; translated from the exons ATGAGACCTATTTTTTGTGGAAATTTCGAGTATGATGCTCGGCAGTCTGATCTGGAGAGACTCTTCAGAAGATATGGGAAAGTCGACAGGGTTGATATGAAGTCTG GTTTTGCTTTTGTCTACATGGAGGATGAAAGGGATGCTGAGGATGCAATTCGTGCACTTGACCGAATTGAATTTGGTAAGAAGGGTCGTCGACTTCGTGTTGAGTGGACCAAG CAAGAACGGAGTAGCAGGCGGCCAGAAAGCTCCAAAAAAACTTCATCTAACACAAGACCCTCAAAGACCCTCTTTGTCATAAACTTTGATCCGTATCATACAAGAACAAGAGATTTAGAAAGGCATTTTGATCCTTatggaaaaatattaaatatacgGGTGAGGAGAAATTTTGCGTTCATTCAGTTTGAATCTCTGGAAGATGCATCAAAAGCTTTGGATGCTACTAACATGAG CAAATTGTTGGATCGTGTTATTACGGTTGAATTTGCTATCAAGGATGATGATGATAGGCGAAACGGAAATAGCCCTGACCGAGTTCGTGACAGATCACCTAGGAGAGGCTATGATAGGGCAAGATCTCAGAGTCCGTACAGGAGAGAGAGGGGCAGTCCTGATTATGGGCACAGTCGTGGCCGTAGCCCAAGTCCGTATCGCAGAGAGCGAGCAAGTCCTGACTATACTCGTGGGAGTAGCCAGAGCCCCAATAGGAAGGAAAGGGGGAGCCCCAATAGGAAGGTAAGGAGGAGCCCCATTAGGAGAGAGCGAGCAAGTCCTGACTATACTCGTGGGAGTAGCCAGAGCCCCAATAGGAAGGAAAGGGGGAGCCCCAATAGGAAGGTAAGGAGGAGCCCCATTAGGAAGGAAAGGGATAGCTCGGATAGGAAGGAAAGGGAGAGTCCCGATAGGAAGGTAAGGGGGAGCCCGGATAGGAAGGAAAGAGGGAGCCCGAATAGGAAGGAAAGGGAGCATAGACGCGATCATGAGCGGAGTCCAAGTCCTGAGAAGGAGGAGGGAGAGACTACTGATCACAACAATGAACAAAGCTTAAGCCCTCAAACAAAGAATTCCAATGGTGATATAAGCAATGGCCTGAATCCAGGAAAGAGTGGAAGTCCCGGGTATGATTGTGTGCCCGGTGCAAGTCCTCAAAGAGAGAAAACTGAGAAGGCATCTAACCCTGATGAATTTGCTCGTGAGAGATCTCCAGCTTACAGTGATGGAGAAAGCCCCCCGCCCGATAGATTTGGGAG CCAATCACCCGGGGCACGGGAAAAATATTGA
- the LOC121780554 gene encoding serine/arginine-rich splicing factor RS40-like isoform X3, protein MGLPIYDGSLDTSEEVSYKLAAVNSLRIGDIKRRLLNIFLLSGFAFVYMEDERDAEDAIRALDRIEFGKKGRRLRVEWTKQERSSRRPESSKKTSSNTRPSKTLFVINFDPYHTRTRDLERHFDPYGKILNIRVRRNFAFIQFESLEDASKALDATNMSKLLDRVITVEFAIKDDDDRRNGNSPDRVRDRSPRRGYDRARSQSPYRRERGSPDYGHSRGRSPSPYRRERASPDYTRGSSQSPNRKERGSPNRKVRRSPIRKERDSSDRKERESPDRKVRGSPDRKERGSPNRKEREHRRDHERSPSPEKEEGETTDHNNEQSLSPQTKNSNGDISNGLNPGKSGSPGYDCVPGASPQREKTEKASNPDEFARERSPAYSDGESPPPDRFGSQSPGAREKY, encoded by the exons ATGGGTTTGCCCATCTATGATGGATCATTAGATACTTCTGAAGAGGTTTCCTACAAATTGGCTGCAGTAAACAGTTTAAGGATTGGTGATATTAAGAGAAGGCTCTTGAACATTTTTTTGTTATCAGGTTTTGCTTTTGTCTACATGGAGGATGAAAGGGATGCTGAGGATGCAATTCGTGCACTTGACCGAATTGAATTTGGTAAGAAGGGTCGTCGACTTCGTGTTGAGTGGACCAAG CAAGAACGGAGTAGCAGGCGGCCAGAAAGCTCCAAAAAAACTTCATCTAACACAAGACCCTCAAAGACCCTCTTTGTCATAAACTTTGATCCGTATCATACAAGAACAAGAGATTTAGAAAGGCATTTTGATCCTTatggaaaaatattaaatatacgGGTGAGGAGAAATTTTGCGTTCATTCAGTTTGAATCTCTGGAAGATGCATCAAAAGCTTTGGATGCTACTAACATGAG CAAATTGTTGGATCGTGTTATTACGGTTGAATTTGCTATCAAGGATGATGATGATAGGCGAAACGGAAATAGCCCTGACCGAGTTCGTGACAGATCACCTAGGAGAGGCTATGATAGGGCAAGATCTCAGAGTCCGTACAGGAGAGAGAGGGGCAGTCCTGATTATGGGCACAGTCGTGGCCGTAGCCCAAGTCCGTATCGCAGAGAGCGAGCAAGTCCTGACTATACTCGTGGGAGTAGCCAGAGCCCCAATAGGAAGGAAAGGGGGAGCCCCAATAGGAAG GTAAGGAGGAGCCCCATTAGGAAGGAAAGGGATAGCTCGGATAGGAAGGAAAGGGAGAGTCCCGATAGGAAGGTAAGGGGGAGCCCGGATAGGAAGGAAAGAGGGAGCCCGAATAGGAAGGAAAGGGAGCATAGACGCGATCATGAGCGGAGTCCAAGTCCTGAGAAGGAGGAGGGAGAGACTACTGATCACAACAATGAACAAAGCTTAAGCCCTCAAACAAAGAATTCCAATGGTGATATAAGCAATGGCCTGAATCCAGGAAAGAGTGGAAGTCCCGGGTATGATTGTGTGCCCGGTGCAAGTCCTCAAAGAGAGAAAACTGAGAAGGCATCTAACCCTGATGAATTTGCTCGTGAGAGATCTCCAGCTTACAGTGATGGAGAAAGCCCCCCGCCCGATAGATTTGGGAG CCAATCACCCGGGGCACGGGAAAAATATTGA
- the LOC121780554 gene encoding serine/arginine-rich splicing factor RS40-like isoform X4 — protein MGLPIYDGSLDTSEEVSYKLAAVNSLRIGDIKRRLLNIFLLSGFAFVYMEDERDAEDAIRALDRIEFGKKGRRLRVEWTKQERSSRRPESSKKTSSNTRPSKTLFVINFDPYHTRTRDLERHFDPYGKILNIRVRRNFAFIQFESLEDASKALDATNMSKLLDRVITVEFAIKDDDDRRNGNSPDRVRDRSPRRGYDRARSQSPYRRERGSPDYGHSRGRSPSPYRRERASPDYTRGSSQSPNRKERGSPNRKVRRSPIRKERDSSDRKERESPDRKVRGSPDRKERGSPNRKEREHRRDHERSPSPEKEEGETTDHNNEQSLSPQTKNSNGDISNGLNPGKSGSPGYDCVPGASPQREKTEKASNPDEFARERSPAYSDGESPPPDRFGSQSPGAREKY, from the exons ATGGGTTTGCCCATCTATGATGGATCATTAGATACTTCTGAAGAGGTTTCCTACAAATTGGCTGCAGTAAACAGTTTAAGGATTGGTGATATTAAGAGAAGGCTCTTGAACATTTTTTTGTTATCAGGTTTTGCTTTTGTCTACATGGAGGATGAAAGGGATGCTGAGGATGCAATTCGTGCACTTGACCGAATTGAATTTGGTAAGAAGGGTCGTCGACTTCGTGTTGAGTGGACCAAG CAAGAACGGAGTAGCAGGCGGCCAGAAAGCTCCAAAAAAACTTCATCTAACACAAGACCCTCAAAGACCCTCTTTGTCATAAACTTTGATCCGTATCATACAAGAACAAGAGATTTAGAAAGGCATTTTGATCCTTatggaaaaatattaaatatacgGGTGAGGAGAAATTTTGCGTTCATTCAGTTTGAATCTCTGGAAGATGCATCAAAAGCTTTGGATGCTACTAACATGAG CAAATTGTTGGATCGTGTTATTACGGTTGAATTTGCTATCAAGGATGATGATGATAGGCGAAACGGAAATAGCCCTGACCGAGTTCGTGACAGATCACCTAGGAGAGGCTATGATAGGGCAAGATCTCAGAGTCCGTACAGGAGAGAGAGGGGCAGTCCTGATTATGGGCACAGTCGTGGCCGTAGCCCAAGTCCGTATCGCAGAGAGCGAGCAAGTCCTGACTATACTCGTGGGAGTAGCCAGAGCCCCAATAG GAAGGAAAGGGGGAGCCCCAATAGGAAGGTAAGGAGGAGCCCCATTAGGAAGGAAAGGGATAGCTCGGATAGGAAGGAAAGGGAGAGTCCCGATAGGAAGGTAAGGGGGAGCCCGGATAGGAAGGAAAGAGGGAGCCCGAATAGGAAGGAAAGGGAGCATAGACGCGATCATGAGCGGAGTCCAAGTCCTGAGAAGGAGGAGGGAGAGACTACTGATCACAACAATGAACAAAGCTTAAGCCCTCAAACAAAGAATTCCAATGGTGATATAAGCAATGGCCTGAATCCAGGAAAGAGTGGAAGTCCCGGGTATGATTGTGTGCCCGGTGCAAGTCCTCAAAGAGAGAAAACTGAGAAGGCATCTAACCCTGATGAATTTGCTCGTGAGAGATCTCCAGCTTACAGTGATGGAGAAAGCCCCCCGCCCGATAGATTTGGGAG CCAATCACCCGGGGCACGGGAAAAATATTGA
- the LOC121780554 gene encoding serine/arginine-rich splicing factor RS40-like isoform X1: MGLPIYDGSLDTSEEVSYKLAAVNSLRIGDIKRRLLNIFLLSGFAFVYMEDERDAEDAIRALDRIEFGKKGRRLRVEWTKQERSSRRPESSKKTSSNTRPSKTLFVINFDPYHTRTRDLERHFDPYGKILNIRVRRNFAFIQFESLEDASKALDATNMSKLLDRVITVEFAIKDDDDRRNGNSPDRVRDRSPRRGYDRARSQSPYRRERGSPDYGHSRGRSPSPYRRERASPDYTRGSSQSPNRKERGSPNRKVRRSPIRRERASPDYTRGSSQSPNRKERGSPNRKVRRSPIRKERDSSDRKERESPDRKVRGSPDRKERGSPNRKEREHRRDHERSPSPEKEEGETTDHNNEQSLSPQTKNSNGDISNGLNPGKSGSPGYDCVPGASPQREKTEKASNPDEFARERSPAYSDGESPPPDRFGSQSPGAREKY, translated from the exons ATGGGTTTGCCCATCTATGATGGATCATTAGATACTTCTGAAGAGGTTTCCTACAAATTGGCTGCAGTAAACAGTTTAAGGATTGGTGATATTAAGAGAAGGCTCTTGAACATTTTTTTGTTATCAGGTTTTGCTTTTGTCTACATGGAGGATGAAAGGGATGCTGAGGATGCAATTCGTGCACTTGACCGAATTGAATTTGGTAAGAAGGGTCGTCGACTTCGTGTTGAGTGGACCAAG CAAGAACGGAGTAGCAGGCGGCCAGAAAGCTCCAAAAAAACTTCATCTAACACAAGACCCTCAAAGACCCTCTTTGTCATAAACTTTGATCCGTATCATACAAGAACAAGAGATTTAGAAAGGCATTTTGATCCTTatggaaaaatattaaatatacgGGTGAGGAGAAATTTTGCGTTCATTCAGTTTGAATCTCTGGAAGATGCATCAAAAGCTTTGGATGCTACTAACATGAG CAAATTGTTGGATCGTGTTATTACGGTTGAATTTGCTATCAAGGATGATGATGATAGGCGAAACGGAAATAGCCCTGACCGAGTTCGTGACAGATCACCTAGGAGAGGCTATGATAGGGCAAGATCTCAGAGTCCGTACAGGAGAGAGAGGGGCAGTCCTGATTATGGGCACAGTCGTGGCCGTAGCCCAAGTCCGTATCGCAGAGAGCGAGCAAGTCCTGACTATACTCGTGGGAGTAGCCAGAGCCCCAATAGGAAGGAAAGGGGGAGCCCCAATAGGAAGGTAAGGAGGAGCCCCATTAGGAGAGAGCGAGCAAGTCCTGACTATACTCGTGGGAGTAGCCAGAGCCCCAATAGGAAGGAAAGGGGGAGCCCCAATAGGAAGGTAAGGAGGAGCCCCATTAGGAAGGAAAGGGATAGCTCGGATAGGAAGGAAAGGGAGAGTCCCGATAGGAAGGTAAGGGGGAGCCCGGATAGGAAGGAAAGAGGGAGCCCGAATAGGAAGGAAAGGGAGCATAGACGCGATCATGAGCGGAGTCCAAGTCCTGAGAAGGAGGAGGGAGAGACTACTGATCACAACAATGAACAAAGCTTAAGCCCTCAAACAAAGAATTCCAATGGTGATATAAGCAATGGCCTGAATCCAGGAAAGAGTGGAAGTCCCGGGTATGATTGTGTGCCCGGTGCAAGTCCTCAAAGAGAGAAAACTGAGAAGGCATCTAACCCTGATGAATTTGCTCGTGAGAGATCTCCAGCTTACAGTGATGGAGAAAGCCCCCCGCCCGATAGATTTGGGAG CCAATCACCCGGGGCACGGGAAAAATATTGA
- the LOC121780554 gene encoding serine/arginine-rich splicing factor RS40-like isoform X5, translating into MEDERDAEDAIRALDRIEFGKKGRRLRVEWTKQERSSRRPESSKKTSSNTRPSKTLFVINFDPYHTRTRDLERHFDPYGKILNIRVRRNFAFIQFESLEDASKALDATNMSKLLDRVITVEFAIKDDDDRRNGNSPDRVRDRSPRRGYDRARSQSPYRRERGSPDYGHSRGRSPSPYRRERASPDYTRGSSQSPNRKERGSPNRKVRRSPIRRERASPDYTRGSSQSPNRKERGSPNRKVRRSPIRKERDSSDRKERESPDRKVRGSPDRKERGSPNRKEREHRRDHERSPSPEKEEGETTDHNNEQSLSPQTKNSNGDISNGLNPGKSGSPGYDCVPGASPQREKTEKASNPDEFARERSPAYSDGESPPPDRFGSQSPGAREKY; encoded by the exons ATGGAGGATGAAAGGGATGCTGAGGATGCAATTCGTGCACTTGACCGAATTGAATTTGGTAAGAAGGGTCGTCGACTTCGTGTTGAGTGGACCAAG CAAGAACGGAGTAGCAGGCGGCCAGAAAGCTCCAAAAAAACTTCATCTAACACAAGACCCTCAAAGACCCTCTTTGTCATAAACTTTGATCCGTATCATACAAGAACAAGAGATTTAGAAAGGCATTTTGATCCTTatggaaaaatattaaatatacgGGTGAGGAGAAATTTTGCGTTCATTCAGTTTGAATCTCTGGAAGATGCATCAAAAGCTTTGGATGCTACTAACATGAG CAAATTGTTGGATCGTGTTATTACGGTTGAATTTGCTATCAAGGATGATGATGATAGGCGAAACGGAAATAGCCCTGACCGAGTTCGTGACAGATCACCTAGGAGAGGCTATGATAGGGCAAGATCTCAGAGTCCGTACAGGAGAGAGAGGGGCAGTCCTGATTATGGGCACAGTCGTGGCCGTAGCCCAAGTCCGTATCGCAGAGAGCGAGCAAGTCCTGACTATACTCGTGGGAGTAGCCAGAGCCCCAATAGGAAGGAAAGGGGGAGCCCCAATAGGAAGGTAAGGAGGAGCCCCATTAGGAGAGAGCGAGCAAGTCCTGACTATACTCGTGGGAGTAGCCAGAGCCCCAATAGGAAGGAAAGGGGGAGCCCCAATAGGAAGGTAAGGAGGAGCCCCATTAGGAAGGAAAGGGATAGCTCGGATAGGAAGGAAAGGGAGAGTCCCGATAGGAAGGTAAGGGGGAGCCCGGATAGGAAGGAAAGAGGGAGCCCGAATAGGAAGGAAAGGGAGCATAGACGCGATCATGAGCGGAGTCCAAGTCCTGAGAAGGAGGAGGGAGAGACTACTGATCACAACAATGAACAAAGCTTAAGCCCTCAAACAAAGAATTCCAATGGTGATATAAGCAATGGCCTGAATCCAGGAAAGAGTGGAAGTCCCGGGTATGATTGTGTGCCCGGTGCAAGTCCTCAAAGAGAGAAAACTGAGAAGGCATCTAACCCTGATGAATTTGCTCGTGAGAGATCTCCAGCTTACAGTGATGGAGAAAGCCCCCCGCCCGATAGATTTGGGAG CCAATCACCCGGGGCACGGGAAAAATATTGA
- the LOC121782133 gene encoding probable transcriptional regulator SLK2, translated as MVPSRMVGGLAQSSSSSGIFFQGDGQSQVAGNSQLSSNFGNTSHAIPGHARANMGPLPRDVSNAVFNSVATSGPSIGASSLVTDANSGLSGGPHMQRSASFNTDSYMRLPASPMSFTSNNISITGSSVMDGSAVPQSSNQDPGSQGQQNQQHQGASSATSLPTSRMGQAHLPSGPRVPNSFIQDPTSISQLQKKPRLDIKQEDIMQQQVLQQLLQKQDPMHLQNPNPQLHALIQQQRLRQQQQQQQHREQQQLLQSMPPMQRVQLMQQQQQQQQLRQQLLQQGMQPASGIKRPYDGGGVCSRRLMQYLYHQRQRPADNTIAYWRKFVAEYYSPRAKKRWCLSLYDNVGHHSLGVFPQAAMDVWQCDICGSKSGRGFEATFEVLPRLNEIKFGSGVIDELLYLDLPRECRFPSGMMMLEYAKAVQESVYEQLRVVREGQLRIIFTPDLKILSWEFCARRHEELLPRRLVAPQVNQLLQVAQKCQSTISESGPDGISQPDIQANSVMVVTAGRQLARSLELQSLNDLGFSKRYVRCLQIAEVVNSMKELMDFCTGQKAGPIEGLKNFPRDTSTPKVQMQEMEQVGGHPSDRNTLNKLMSLNPGLNGSISNNQQLVGRGALTGSAQAALALSNYQNLLTRQNSMNSAHSSHQQDASSPFSTSSQPTTPGILPGSFQNQPVGSFSGGQASQRHQLMQQHLTNGNGPLHQHQSLPSQGSQALQQQMIQQLLQDMSNKNNGTAPPHQSLSAQNQGGNLPRDGAGFRSSPTISGAGNAPGNSTGRPLSRSNSFNTSNAEPPTTAGNSIGFSEKTSDLSQNLHLSDELVPDVTHEFSENGFFNDDLDDSMNFDWKA; from the exons ATGGTGCCTTCTCGGATGGTTGGTGGACTGGCACAATCATCTTCGAGTTCTGGAATATTTTTTCAAGGAGATGGACAGTCGCAGGTTGCGGGAAATTCTCAGTTGAGTTCTAATTTTGGGAACACTTCACATGCAATTCCTGGGCATGCTCGTGCCAACATGGGGCCGCTTCCGAGGGATGTCAGCAACGCAGTCTTCAATAGCGTGGCAACTTCAGGACCCAGCATTGGGGCAAGCTCTTTGGTCACCGATGCCAATTCAGGGCTTTCAGGAGGTCCCCATATGCAGAGAAGTGCTAGTTTTAATACAGATTCTTACATGCGGTTACCTGCATCGCCCATGTCATTCACGTCTAATAACATTAGCATTACTGGTTCTTCTGTCATGGATGGATCCGCTGTTCCACAAAGCTCCAATCAGGATCCGGGTTCACAAGGTCAGCAAAATCAGCAGCATCAGGGAGCTTCAAGTGCCACGTCTTTACCCACATCACGGATGGGGCAAGCACACCTCCCGAGTGGTCCAAGGGTCCCTAATTCTTTCATTCAGGATCCAACCTCTATTTCTCAGCTACAAAAGAAACCCCGCTTGGATATTAAGCAGGAAGATATTATGCAGCAGCAGGTTTTGCAACAGCTGTTACAGAAACAAGATCCCATGCATTTACAGAACCCCAATCCTCAGTTGCACGCTCTAATTCAACAGCAGAGACTGAGACAGCAACAGCAACAGCAACAGCATCGGGAACAACAACAGCTTCTTCAGTCTATGCCCCCCATGCAGAGAGTTCAGTTGATgcagcaacagcagcagcagcaacagctAAGACAGCAACTTCTACAACAGGGAATGCAGCCTGCGTCTGGAATAAAGCGCCCCTATGATGGTGGTGGTGTATGTTCACGTCGGCTAATGCAGTACTTGTATCACCAGAGACAGAGACCTGCT GACAATACTATTGCCTATTGGAGAAAATTTGTAGCTGAGTATTACTCTCCACGTGCAAAGAAGAGGTGGTGTCTATCCTTATACGATAATGTGGGGCATCATTCCCTAGGGGTATTCCCCCAGGCAGCAATG GACGTATGGCAGTGTGACATCTGTGGGTCAAAATCTGGAAGGGGATTTG AAGCGACTTTTGAGGTGCTCCCCAGACTCAATGAAATCAAATTTGGTAGCGGTGTCATTGATGAGCTTCTTTATCTGGACTTGCCTCGTGAATGTCGATTTCCTTCAGGAATGATGATGCTGGAGTATGCCAAGGCAGTCCAAGAGAGTGTATATGAACAACTCCGTGTAGTTCGTGAGGGCCAGCTTCGCATCATTTTCACCCCTGATCTGAAG ATATTATCTTGGGAGTTTTGTGCACGCCGTCATGAAGAACTTCTTCCTCGCAGATTGGTTGCGCCACAG GTGAATCAATTACTGCAAGTTGCACAAAAATGCCAAAGCACAATATCTGAAAGTGGACCTGATGGCATTTCTCAACCAGATATACAAGCAAATAGTGTAAT GGTGGTAACGGCTGGACGTCAGCTTGCAAGGAGTTTGGAGTTGCAGTCACTAAACGATCTAGGCTTTTCAAAAAGATATGTCCGGTGTCTACAG ATAGCTGAGGTTGTCAACAGCATGAAGGAATTGATGGATTTCTGCACCGGACAAAAAGCTGGACCTATTG AGGGCTTGAAGAATTTTCCCCGAGACACCTCCACGCCCAAGGTTCAGATGCAAGAAATGGAACAGGTGGGTGGTCATCCTAGTGATCGCAACACACTCAACAAGCTGATGTCACTGAATCCTGGGCTTAATGGATCGATAAGCAATAACCAACAGCTGGTTGGTCGTGGTGCTCTGACTGGCTCAGCACAGGCTGCTCTTGCTTTGTCTAACTACCAGAATTTGCTGACGAGACAAAACTCGATGAACTCAGCACATAGCTCACATCAGCAGGATGCATCGTCGCCTTTCAGCACATCCAGCCAGCCTACAACTCCGGGCATTTTGCCAGGTAGCTTTCAGAATCAACCGGTCGGCAGCTTCTCTGGTGGCCAAGCTTCTCAACGACATCAGCTAATGCAGCAGCATTTGACAAATGGAAATGGCCCATTGCATCAACACCAATCTCTGCCCTCCCAAGGCAGCCAAGCATTACAACAACAAATGATCCAGCAGCTTCTGCAAGATATGAGCAATAAAAATAATGGGACAGCTCCACCACATCAGTCCTTGTCTGCACAGAATCAAGGTGGCAATTTGCCAAGGGATGGTGCTGGCTTTAGGAGTTCCCCGACAATCAGTGGAGCTGGAAATGCCCCAGGGAATAGCACTGGACGGCCTCTTAGCAGAAGCAATAGTTTTAATACATCAAATGCTGAACCTCCTACTACTGCTGGGAACAGCATTGGATTCAGTGAAAAAACGTCGGATTTGTCCCAGAACCTGCATCTATCCGATGAGTTGGTTCCTGATGTCACCCATGAGTTCTCGGAGAATGGTTTTTTTAACGATGATCTGGACGACAGCATGAACTTCGACTGGAAGGCGTGA